One window of Atribacter laminatus genomic DNA carries:
- the ispE gene encoding 4-(cytidine 5'-diphospho)-2-C-methyl-D-erythritol kinase, translating into MKNDNIYQFRSYAKMNWFLKIGQRRQDGYHNILSVMQLIDFYDTIDLYFTDQNCDEIQCNYEIPTGKKSLLGRLFHLLRDLKPQLKDRYFGVKITKNIPPSSGLGGASSNVANILKKMNEILQLSFENEKMIEISAKLGSDIPFFTTGFPFAIISGKGEKVIPLHQPPEKYIVLVFPEVGIDTCWAYREWDIEQEKDKFQDLPPVKEFIDDFSPNQIEKYIWNDFEKIIYKHFPEFGSYKETLEQMGCSSVFMTGSGSTIIGIAPNQEKAVDIVKELKQKGIHSRWSTTILKDDSNPKVVLEGGENHD; encoded by the coding sequence ATGAAAAACGACAATATTTATCAATTCCGTTCTTATGCCAAAATGAATTGGTTTTTAAAAATTGGTCAAAGACGTCAGGATGGATATCATAATATATTATCAGTCATGCAATTGATCGATTTTTATGATACTATTGATCTTTATTTTACCGACCAAAATTGTGATGAAATTCAATGTAACTATGAAATACCAACTGGGAAGAAAAGCCTCCTTGGTCGTTTATTCCATCTCTTACGTGATTTAAAACCCCAGTTAAAGGATCGGTATTTCGGCGTTAAAATAACTAAAAATATTCCTCCCTCTAGTGGTTTGGGAGGTGCAAGTAGCAACGTGGCAAACATATTAAAAAAAATGAATGAAATACTCCAATTATCTTTTGAAAATGAGAAAATGATTGAGATATCAGCAAAACTTGGTTCTGATATTCCTTTCTTTACAACCGGTTTTCCCTTTGCAATAATAAGCGGGAAGGGTGAAAAAGTTATTCCTCTTCATCAGCCGCCGGAAAAATATATTGTTCTGGTTTTTCCTGAGGTGGGCATTGATACGTGCTGGGCATACCGAGAATGGGATATTGAACAGGAAAAGGATAAATTTCAAGATTTGCCTCCAGTGAAAGAATTTATAGATGACTTTTCTCCAAATCAGATAGAGAAATATATCTGGAATGACTTTGAAAAAATTATTTATAAACATTTTCCAGAATTTGGTAGCTACAAAGAAACATTAGAGCAAATGGGATGTTCTTCGGTATTCATGACAGGGAGTGGCTCAACGATCATAGGTATTGCACCAAATCAAGAAAAAGCTGTTGATATTGTCAAGGAACTGAAGCAAAAAGGAATTCATTCTCGATGGTCGACAACGATTTTAAAAGATGATAGTAACCCTAAAGTTGTTCTAGAGGGAGGGGAGAACCATGACTGA
- the rpmE gene encoding 50S ribosomal protein L31 has translation MKKGIHPDYKETRVICACGNSFVTRSTKVPEIRVEICASCHPFFTGQQKLIDTAGRVEKFRAKYGDNF, from the coding sequence ATGAAAAAAGGTATACATCCCGATTACAAAGAAACGCGAGTAATTTGCGCTTGTGGAAATAGTTTTGTAACTCGTTCCACAAAAGTTCCAGAAATACGAGTGGAAATCTGTGCTAGCTGTCACCCGTTCTTTACTGGACAACAAAAATTAATCGATACTGCTGGTCGAGTTGAGAAATTCCGGGCAAAATACGGCGACAATTTTTAG
- the rho gene encoding transcription termination factor Rho, giving the protein MQFSLGELKIKSNNELGDIAQKMGIVGYSRKRKSELIFEILKKATESKGYIFSEGILEITIEGYGFLRTSDDFTVSENDVYVSPSQIKRFALSSGDKVAGQVRPPKEGERYYALLRIEAINDEDPEQAKKRPLFENLTPIFPDLQFVLETKPNEISTRIIDLFSPIGVGQRGLIVAPPKAGKTVLLEKIANGITTNYPNVVLIVLLIDERPEEVTQMERSVKGFVIASTFDQKPENHIRVAELTLERAKRLVEEGKDVVILLDSITRLARTNNLVVPNTGKTLSGGIDSSALHWPKRFFGAARNIEEGGSLTILATALVETGSRMDEVIYEEFKGTGNMELHLSRALSESRIFPAIDIHRSGTRKEELLIKQNDLERIWMLRKLLASVDQQEGAQMVIDRMKNTKSNREFLKMIDHVLKNSR; this is encoded by the coding sequence TTGCAGTTTTCTTTAGGTGAATTAAAAATCAAATCCAATAACGAATTGGGTGATATTGCCCAAAAAATGGGTATTGTTGGTTATAGTCGAAAAAGGAAAAGTGAACTGATATTTGAAATATTGAAAAAGGCGACTGAATCGAAAGGTTATATCTTTAGTGAAGGAATTTTAGAAATAACTATAGAGGGATATGGTTTTCTCCGAACATCAGATGATTTTACTGTTAGTGAAAATGATGTTTACGTTTCACCATCTCAAATCAAACGTTTTGCCTTGAGTAGTGGTGATAAGGTTGCAGGACAGGTAAGACCACCAAAAGAAGGGGAAAGATATTATGCCTTGCTTCGAATCGAAGCTATTAATGATGAAGATCCAGAGCAAGCCAAAAAAAGACCACTTTTTGAAAACTTAACTCCAATTTTTCCTGATCTTCAATTTGTATTGGAAACCAAGCCGAATGAAATTTCTACTCGGATCATCGATCTTTTTTCGCCTATTGGTGTTGGACAGCGAGGCCTTATTGTGGCGCCACCAAAAGCCGGAAAAACCGTTTTATTAGAAAAAATAGCGAATGGAATTACTACCAATTACCCCAACGTTGTCCTGATAGTATTGTTAATTGATGAACGTCCCGAAGAAGTTACCCAAATGGAACGCTCGGTAAAGGGTTTTGTTATTGCTTCAACCTTTGATCAAAAACCAGAAAATCATATACGAGTAGCAGAGCTAACTCTGGAGCGTGCGAAAAGGTTGGTAGAAGAAGGGAAGGACGTTGTCATTTTACTGGATAGCATTACCCGGCTAGCGCGAACCAATAACTTAGTCGTTCCTAATACCGGAAAAACTCTTTCGGGAGGAATTGACTCCTCCGCTCTCCATTGGCCAAAAAGATTTTTCGGAGCTGCTCGGAATATCGAAGAAGGTGGAAGTTTGACTATTTTAGCAACTGCGTTGGTCGAAACCGGATCCCGTATGGATGAAGTTATTTATGAAGAGTTTAAGGGAACTGGGAACATGGAGCTTCATCTTAGCCGAGCTTTATCGGAAAGTCGAATATTTCCGGCTATTGATATCCATCGATCGGGTACGCGAAAAGAAGAGTTGCTAATTAAGCAAAATGATTTAGAAAGAATTTGGATGCTGAGAAAGCTATTAGCGAGTGTTGACCAGCAAGAAGGAGCTCAAATGGTTATCGACCGCATGAAAAATACCAAGTCAAATCGAGAGTTTTTGAAAATGATTGATCATGTATTGAAAAACTCCCGTTAA
- the argS gene encoding arginine--tRNA ligase — protein sequence MSRLITDVIKENLQKVVNEQYGNFSEGMLFTVEPTRDKAHGDFASNIAFLLSKKARKSPREIANHIVSLLNKSLNHIATIEIAGGGFINFFLNDQIIYSFMKDIYQEKDEYGSVQIGNNEKFQVEFVSVNPTGPLHVGHGKCAAFGDALARVLKKAGFSVEKEYYINDAGKQIDLLGLTLEFRYRQLFGEKIEIPEGGYKGDYMIDIAQDLKKEKGDTLLSLSNEEKTGIFKSYAVSKILQSIQKDLSDFQVYFDVWFSEKTLYQNHEVEKALNQLIKQGFTYEKDGALWLKTQQWGDDKDRVLVRENGSPTYFASDIAYHFNKWQRGFERVIDIWGADHHGYIPRMKAAVNALGLKKDFLEIFIVQFVTLLRNGQPERMSTRQGEFVPLRNLIDEVGVDVARYYFLMRDPATHLEFDIEQAKKTSMDNPVYYVQYAYARISSVFREMEKKNLSNTDIDRKYESFQNEQEKLLAKNLIYFPEVVKRSALARQPYMICNYVTDLAGSFHTFYNNNRILDEDNLELTAFRLNLCRATRQVLKNALDLLGISAPETM from the coding sequence ATGAGTCGTTTAATAACCGATGTTATAAAAGAAAATCTTCAAAAAGTAGTCAATGAACAATATGGGAACTTTTCTGAAGGAATGCTTTTTACCGTTGAGCCCACTCGTGATAAAGCTCACGGAGATTTTGCCAGCAATATCGCCTTTTTGCTATCAAAGAAGGCACGAAAATCTCCCCGGGAAATAGCCAACCACATCGTATCGCTTCTTAATAAATCTCTTAATCACATTGCAACTATTGAGATAGCCGGTGGAGGTTTTATAAACTTTTTTCTGAACGATCAAATTATTTATTCATTTATGAAGGATATTTATCAGGAAAAGGACGAGTATGGATCGGTTCAAATTGGCAATAATGAAAAATTTCAAGTAGAATTTGTCAGTGTCAATCCGACTGGACCGCTCCATGTTGGCCATGGAAAATGTGCAGCTTTTGGCGATGCCCTGGCAAGAGTTTTAAAAAAAGCCGGCTTTTCAGTCGAAAAGGAATATTATATAAATGATGCCGGTAAGCAAATAGACTTATTGGGTCTTACCTTGGAGTTCCGTTATCGGCAGCTTTTTGGCGAGAAGATTGAAATACCGGAGGGAGGATATAAGGGTGATTACATGATTGATATCGCCCAAGATTTGAAGAAAGAAAAAGGTGACACCCTTTTATCACTATCAAATGAAGAAAAAACCGGAATATTTAAATCTTATGCCGTTTCAAAAATATTACAAAGCATACAAAAAGACTTGAGTGATTTTCAGGTTTACTTTGATGTTTGGTTTAGCGAAAAAACTCTCTATCAAAACCATGAGGTTGAAAAAGCTTTGAATCAATTAATCAAGCAAGGTTTCACTTATGAAAAGGACGGAGCTCTTTGGCTAAAAACCCAGCAATGGGGAGATGATAAAGATCGAGTATTAGTCAGAGAAAACGGATCACCTACTTATTTTGCCTCTGACATTGCCTATCATTTTAATAAATGGCAGAGGGGTTTTGAGAGAGTGATCGATATCTGGGGAGCCGATCATCATGGATATATTCCACGAATGAAAGCCGCGGTTAATGCTCTCGGTTTAAAAAAAGATTTTTTGGAGATTTTTATTGTTCAGTTTGTAACCCTATTGAGAAATGGACAACCAGAAAGAATGTCGACTCGACAGGGTGAGTTTGTCCCTCTTCGCAATTTGATTGATGAAGTTGGAGTTGATGTAGCCCGTTACTATTTTCTCATGAGAGATCCTGCAACCCACCTTGAGTTTGATATTGAGCAAGCCAAAAAGACATCGATGGATAATCCAGTATATTACGTTCAGTATGCTTATGCACGCATCTCTTCGGTTTTTCGAGAAATGGAAAAGAAAAATTTATCCAATACAGATATAGATCGAAAATATGAATCGTTTCAAAATGAGCAGGAAAAATTATTAGCTAAAAATTTGATATACTTTCCTGAAGTGGTAAAACGATCAGCGTTAGCACGGCAACCCTATATGATCTGCAACTATGTGACGGATTTAGCAGGTTCATTCCATACTTTTTATAATAATAATCGAATTTTAGATGAAGATAATTTAGAGTTAACGGCTTTTCGACTTAACTTATGCCGTGCAACTCGACAGGTGCTCAAAAATGCTCTGGATTTGTTAGGCATTTCAGCACCAGAAACGATGTAG
- the prfA gene encoding peptide chain release factor 1: protein MWQNKAEEINNRYLELTHLLSDPKITQDLQRYRQLTKAISGIEETAKKYQEYLAAQKNLEEDRNFLKTEQDSDLRELLEEEIMGLEKKIMVLEEEIKYLLIPRDPNDERNTLVEIRAGTGGEEAALFVSNLFRMYSRFAESQGWKCEVMSTNPTELGGFKEIIFAVEGDSAYSKFKYESGVHRVQRVPITEAGGRIHTSTVTVAVLPEAEDVDIDINPEELRIDVYRSSGHGGQSVNTTDSAVRITHLPTGMMVTCQDEKSQHKNKAKALRILRSRLLEIEQQKQKDEIDRDRRSQIGSGERSERIRTYNYPQNRVTDHRINLTLYKLDLILEGDLNEVIESLAAEERMRMLEKVG, encoded by the coding sequence ATGTGGCAAAATAAAGCTGAGGAGATAAACAACCGATATCTTGAGCTCACTCATCTACTGTCAGATCCAAAAATTACTCAAGATTTACAACGTTATCGTCAGCTCACCAAAGCTATTTCCGGAATTGAAGAAACTGCCAAAAAGTATCAGGAATATCTAGCAGCCCAGAAGAATTTAGAAGAAGATAGAAATTTTCTTAAAACTGAGCAGGATTCCGATTTACGTGAGCTGTTAGAAGAGGAAATAATGGGTCTAGAAAAAAAAATTATGGTACTGGAGGAAGAGATTAAATATTTACTCATTCCCCGTGACCCAAATGATGAAAGAAATACTCTCGTAGAAATACGAGCTGGAACCGGAGGAGAGGAAGCAGCCCTATTTGTTTCCAACCTTTTTAGAATGTACTCCCGCTTTGCTGAAAGTCAGGGATGGAAGTGCGAAGTAATGAGCACCAACCCGACCGAACTTGGTGGTTTCAAGGAAATTATCTTTGCCGTAGAAGGTGATAGTGCTTATAGCAAATTCAAATATGAGAGTGGAGTTCATCGAGTTCAAAGAGTTCCAATCACCGAAGCCGGCGGGAGAATACACACTTCAACTGTAACTGTAGCGGTTCTCCCTGAAGCTGAAGATGTCGACATCGATATCAATCCGGAAGAATTACGCATTGATGTATATCGTTCATCTGGTCATGGTGGTCAAAGCGTTAATACAACCGATTCAGCAGTGAGGATAACTCATCTTCCTACCGGCATGATGGTTACTTGCCAGGATGAAAAATCACAGCATAAAAATAAAGCCAAAGCGCTGAGAATTCTTCGTTCAAGACTTTTAGAAATTGAACAGCAAAAACAAAAAGACGAAATCGATCGCGATCGAAGGTCACAAATCGGGAGCGGAGAAAGAAGTGAAAGAATTCGTACCTACAATTATCCTCAAAATAGAGTAACCGACCATCGAATCAATTTAACTCTTTATAAGCTGGATCTGATCTTGGAAGGTGATCTTAACGAGGTTATTGAATCCCTGGCTGCTGAAGAAAGAATGAGAATGTTAGAGAAAGTGGGATAA
- the murI gene encoding glutamate racemase produces the protein MDSNSNPIGVIDSGVGGLSMVVALDRLLSLEEIVYVADPFYFPYGEKDKKELIHIVSSLISYLNEVLKAKLIITACGTISSNCLDELSALFQLPIIGIIDPASKEAVKKTKTGKVIVLATSATVKSGTFRKHIQRIDSSITVKEEAWPEFVEAVEKGLHQTDEWEKWIRTQFIRFQKENFDTIIMGCTHFALISTFFQDISESSFIIINPALATAQEVKEYLKKSNLLNQSKVGKKRIIVRGNSANLQKTIQNFSNLKKINIEAFPEKYSEKFSINTQGLFIPASTPT, from the coding sequence TTGGATAGCAATTCAAATCCTATTGGTGTGATTGATTCCGGTGTCGGGGGTCTCAGTATGGTCGTTGCTTTAGATCGGTTGCTTTCTTTGGAAGAAATCGTTTATGTCGCCGACCCTTTTTATTTCCCATATGGTGAAAAAGACAAAAAAGAATTGATTCATATTGTTTCATCATTGATCTCCTACTTAAATGAGGTTTTAAAAGCAAAGCTTATTATTACTGCATGCGGAACAATTAGTTCAAACTGTTTGGATGAACTATCGGCTTTGTTTCAGCTCCCGATTATTGGGATCATTGATCCGGCATCCAAAGAAGCTGTAAAGAAAACAAAAACCGGCAAGGTCATTGTGTTGGCGACTTCAGCAACTGTAAAAAGCGGTACTTTCCGAAAACATATTCAAAGAATTGATTCTTCTATTACTGTTAAGGAGGAAGCCTGGCCGGAATTTGTTGAGGCGGTTGAAAAAGGGTTGCATCAAACCGATGAATGGGAAAAATGGATTCGTACCCAGTTTATTCGATTTCAAAAAGAAAATTTTGATACTATCATTATGGGTTGTACTCATTTTGCTTTAATATCAACTTTTTTTCAAGATATTTCCGAAAGTTCTTTTATAATTATTAATCCAGCACTCGCAACTGCGCAGGAAGTAAAAGAATACTTAAAAAAATCAAATCTATTAAATCAATCAAAGGTGGGTAAAAAGAGAATTATTGTGCGAGGTAACAGTGCTAACCTACAAAAAACCATTCAAAATTTCTCCAACTTAAAAAAAATTAATATTGAGGCATTTCCTGAAAAGTATAGCGAAAAATTCTCCATTAACACTCAGGGATTATTTATCCCAGCCTCAACTCCAACGTAA
- a CDS encoding DUF1385 domain-containing protein encodes MMRSPWKISIAVRKPNGTIVTDIKEKPILSKTNKFFALPIVRGVVNMVDSLIIGLKALSLSATLAMDEEEEKLSAFDLSIAMLLAFGLFVGLFIALPTFLTSRIDHYIHSTILYNIVEGLIRVTIFLLYLYIISRMKDIKRIFEYHGAEHKTIFAYENGKELTLENIRKYTTHHPRCGTNWLMIVMIISIFIFSFLGRPGIITRIISRVALIPIVAGLAYEAIRLLSKYQDRGLANILAYPGLLLQRITTQEPDDSQLEVAVAALKGSLKEEC; translated from the coding sequence ATGATGAGAAGCCCCTGGAAAATTTCAATAGCAGTCAGGAAACCCAATGGCACAATAGTTACTGATATTAAAGAGAAACCGATTTTATCAAAAACGAATAAATTTTTTGCTTTACCAATTGTTCGCGGAGTTGTCAATATGGTTGACTCACTCATCATTGGATTGAAAGCTTTATCTCTGTCAGCAACCTTGGCTATGGATGAAGAAGAGGAAAAGCTATCGGCTTTTGATCTCAGTATTGCCATGCTACTTGCTTTTGGTTTGTTTGTAGGATTGTTTATCGCACTTCCGACTTTTCTGACCTCTCGTATTGACCACTATATTCATTCGACAATTCTTTACAATATTGTCGAAGGGTTGATCCGGGTTACTATTTTTTTATTATATCTATATATTATTTCTCGAATGAAAGATATTAAAAGAATTTTTGAATACCATGGAGCAGAACACAAAACAATATTTGCTTACGAAAATGGTAAAGAACTAACATTAGAAAATATTCGAAAATATACCACCCATCATCCCCGTTGTGGGACCAATTGGCTTATGATTGTTATGATTATAAGCATTTTTATTTTTTCCTTTTTAGGCCGTCCAGGAATAATAACTAGAATCATTAGCCGGGTTGCTCTCATACCTATAGTTGCAGGCTTAGCTTATGAAGCAATTCGCCTTTTGTCAAAATATCAAGATCGTGGTTTGGCGAATATATTAGCCTATCCTGGTTTGCTCCTTCAAAGAATTACCACCCAAGAACCGGACGATTCACAGTTAGAAGTCGCTGTTGCAGCTTTAAAAGGAAGTCTTAAAGAGGAGTGTTAG
- the thyX gene encoding FAD-dependent thymidylate synthase, with translation MNVRLISSTPNPELTIARAARLCYRSGYDEDMTIEKAQKLIREIVARGHESVLEHASFTFLIEGISRAASHQLVRHRLATYSQQSQRYINFKNPEFIVPPSIKENKTLMNYFLEQNRKSSNIYQEMIKMGIPEEDARYILPQAVASKIVLTANAREYLHILKLRLCTRAQWEIRSVAMEILKILKELAPTVFENAGPPCATGICPEGDKGCGHPWNKK, from the coding sequence ATGAATGTAAGGCTCATAAGTTCAACCCCGAATCCAGAACTGACCATCGCGAGAGCTGCAAGACTCTGCTATCGAAGCGGTTATGATGAAGATATGACGATAGAGAAAGCTCAAAAATTGATACGTGAAATCGTTGCCCGTGGTCATGAGTCGGTTTTAGAGCACGCTTCCTTTACCTTCCTAATTGAAGGAATTTCACGAGCTGCTTCACATCAATTGGTTCGCCATCGTTTAGCAACCTATTCACAACAAAGTCAACGATATATAAATTTTAAAAATCCCGAATTTATCGTTCCGCCTTCAATTAAGGAAAATAAAACTTTAATGAATTATTTTTTGGAGCAAAACAGGAAAAGTTCTAATATATATCAAGAGATGATTAAGATGGGAATACCGGAAGAAGATGCTCGTTATATCTTACCTCAGGCTGTTGCCAGTAAGATTGTATTAACGGCTAATGCACGTGAGTATCTCCATATTTTAAAACTTCGGCTTTGTACTCGGGCTCAGTGGGAAATAAGAAGTGTTGCTATGGAGATATTAAAAATTTTGAAAGAATTGGCACCAACTGTTTTTGAAAATGCCGGTCCGCCGTGTGCAACCGGAATCTGCCCCGAAGGGGATAAAGGATGTGGACATCCGTGGAACAAAAAATAA
- a CDS encoding nucleotidyltransferase family protein, which yields MTDAIILAGGDSSQEFLKKFGVNNRSLLVIHNKFMIEYVIEALKEVSSIKRIVVVGPVKELKSRIGKSVEEVVPPGSDPFESTLKGLDYLKPGNKVLVISSDIPLIKGEMIEDFFLRCSKQPADFYYPIVRKEVYQKKFGQSKRTFAKLTEGSFGGGNMLFIDPTLVQKKREFISQVIRNRKSPFMIARILGLNIIFKYIFKKLSVKDIEDRVAKILEMKGLAIITPYPEIKFDIDSPEHVDIARKFLKK from the coding sequence ATGACTGATGCCATAATATTAGCAGGTGGAGATAGTAGTCAAGAATTTTTAAAAAAATTTGGTGTGAATAACCGATCACTACTTGTCATTCATAATAAATTTATGATAGAGTATGTAATAGAAGCCCTCAAAGAGGTTTCCTCAATTAAACGAATCGTTGTGGTTGGACCCGTCAAAGAGCTGAAATCCAGGATAGGTAAATCAGTTGAAGAAGTTGTTCCTCCTGGAAGTGATCCTTTTGAAAGCACTTTAAAAGGTCTTGATTACCTCAAACCGGGAAACAAGGTATTGGTAATATCAAGTGATATTCCACTCATCAAAGGAGAGATGATAGAGGACTTCTTTCTCAGATGCAGCAAACAACCTGCTGATTTTTACTATCCGATTGTTCGGAAGGAAGTGTATCAAAAAAAGTTTGGCCAATCAAAAAGAACTTTTGCAAAGTTGACAGAAGGTTCTTTTGGTGGCGGAAATATGTTATTCATTGATCCCACTCTTGTTCAAAAAAAGAGAGAATTTATTTCTCAAGTGATCAGAAACCGCAAAAGTCCTTTTATGATTGCCAGAATATTAGGTTTAAATATCATTTTTAAATATATTTTCAAAAAACTATCAGTCAAAGATATTGAAGATCGAGTCGCAAAGATTTTAGAGATGAAAGGTTTAGCTATCATTACTCCTTATCCAGAGATCAAGTTTGATATCGATTCACCTGAGCATGTGGATATAGCAAGGAAATTTCTTAAAAAATAG
- a CDS encoding CTP synthase: MNGKEGKFIFVTGGVTSSLGKGITASSIGRILKSRQLKITMQKFDPYINVDAGTMNPYQHGEVFVTQDGGETDLDLGHYERFIDEELSKSSNVTTGKIYSSVIARERHGDYLGATVQVIPHITNQIKEEIFRLREESQADVSIVEIGGTVGDIESLPFLEAIRQIKNDIGKSNCLYIHVTLVPFLDAAGELKSKPTQHSVKELRSIGIQPDMIVCRSAHAMTREVISKIALFCDIEKEAIIPVLDAESIYDVPITLEEKGVGNLIINKLQLNAAEVDLREWSEIISRMKNPNQKINIGLIGKYVESKDAYLSINESLKHGGGALGVKVCIKPIEAEKIQEHNVEEYLGKLDGVLIPGGFGKRGIEGKIITARYARENNVPFFGICLGMHTAVIEFARNAAGMIGAHSTEINPETPFPIIHLLPDQRTKKDLGGTMRLGNYRCQLKTNTKSYLLYQQEEIMERHRHRYELNSEYIGQLEKSGMVMAGFNPEFQVVEMIELTNHPWFVGVQFHPEFKSRPNRPHPLFYGFVQAAQKYHQNQRIGEKTFG; this comes from the coding sequence ATGAATGGTAAGGAAGGAAAATTTATTTTTGTTACTGGAGGAGTGACTTCCTCATTAGGAAAGGGGATTACTGCGTCATCAATTGGTCGAATTTTGAAAAGCCGACAACTCAAAATAACCATGCAAAAGTTCGATCCCTATATTAACGTTGACGCCGGAACTATGAATCCCTATCAACACGGTGAAGTTTTTGTTACCCAGGATGGAGGAGAAACCGATTTAGATCTTGGACATTATGAGCGCTTCATCGATGAAGAATTATCGAAATCAAGTAATGTAACAACTGGAAAAATTTATAGTTCGGTAATTGCTCGTGAACGACACGGGGATTATTTAGGGGCAACCGTCCAAGTTATTCCTCATATTACCAATCAGATAAAAGAAGAAATATTTCGTCTGAGAGAAGAAAGTCAGGCTGATGTTTCGATTGTTGAAATAGGTGGCACGGTTGGTGATATTGAGTCACTCCCGTTTTTGGAAGCAATTCGCCAAATAAAGAATGATATTGGAAAATCGAATTGCCTATATATTCATGTTACTCTCGTTCCCTTTCTCGATGCTGCCGGAGAATTAAAATCCAAGCCTACTCAACACAGTGTTAAGGAACTGCGAAGTATTGGAATCCAACCCGACATGATAGTTTGCCGTTCTGCTCATGCTATGACCAGAGAAGTTATATCTAAAATTGCTCTTTTTTGCGATATTGAGAAGGAAGCCATCATTCCCGTTCTTGATGCCGAATCAATCTATGATGTCCCAATTACTTTGGAAGAAAAAGGAGTTGGCAATCTCATTATTAACAAACTTCAACTGAATGCTGCAGAAGTTGATCTCCGAGAATGGTCAGAAATTATATCTCGAATGAAAAACCCCAATCAGAAAATCAATATTGGTTTAATTGGAAAATACGTGGAATCAAAGGATGCCTACTTAAGCATTAACGAATCGCTAAAACACGGCGGGGGTGCCCTCGGGGTAAAGGTTTGTATCAAACCAATTGAAGCGGAAAAAATTCAGGAACATAATGTTGAGGAATACCTTGGAAAACTCGATGGGGTTTTGATTCCAGGTGGTTTTGGAAAAAGAGGAATTGAAGGAAAAATTATTACCGCGCGGTATGCTCGGGAAAATAACGTTCCCTTTTTTGGGATCTGCTTAGGAATGCACACAGCGGTGATCGAATTTGCACGCAATGCTGCTGGAATGATTGGTGCGCATTCAACCGAGATAAATCCCGAAACACCCTTTCCAATCATTCATCTTTTACCTGATCAGAGAACTAAAAAAGATTTAGGTGGGACCATGAGACTGGGAAATTACCGTTGTCAACTGAAAACCAATACGAAAAGCTACTTATTATATCAACAAGAAGAAATTATGGAGCGTCATCGCCATCGTTATGAATTAAACTCAGAATATATAGGTCAATTGGAAAAATCAGGAATGGTAATGGCAGGATTTAATCCAGAGTTTCAAGTTGTTGAAATGATTGAACTCACCAACCACCCCTGGTTTGTTGGAGTCCAATTTCATCCTGAATTTAAATCCCGTCCCAATCGACCTCACCCACTTTTTTATGGATTTGTCCAAGCGGCACAAAAGTACCATCAAAACCAAAGAATTGGAGAGAAGACTTTTGGATAG